The DNA window CCAGTCAACAGCATACTTGATAGATCTACACTTGTCATTAACTTTGATGGGCCAATAATGGTGCCTTGGAATCAAAGCTCGAGCAAAAAAATCATAGTACCGTGGTTTTACTGTTAATGTAACTGAATTGCATGAAAGAATATATTTATGACTAACAGACCAAGCATTCCCTTCAATATAAATCTTAAACCTGAAATAAGAACACAACTAATTGATTTTTGAAATCTCAACACATTTTGTTGTAttatcacaaaaataataaagtgaTCATGTATAATATTAAACCTATGTGTGCATTGCTTAGCCAAATTTGATTTCTTGTACCCACGTCTTGCTGCTCGATCCCAGTCCTATAATATccaacacatatataacataaccTACATTAATTATCTCCAACTGATATATAAACTTTTTTTGGTAATTCTATTATacatttcttaaaaataatgtTTTAGAATTCCTAGCTATTTGTTTCGACAGAGCATTTTGGTCTATTGTTCTTTTCACCGTCGTATATGTTATACTTATTTAAAACAAATGTGGTGGCAAAGATAAAATAAGGTGAGTGTATGGTAAGGTTTTGGCTCGTCTTTTTGGTTTGGTTATTTGGATTTGAATCGGATACTCGTTATTCTTTTATaccatattaaaattataagatacaTGAAATTTCATCTCAATAAAAGAAGTAACGCATCCCTCTTATATATGACATTATATTAACATGCATTATCAATGTGTCAATTTCTGACAAAACACaagtaaattttcaaatatatttgaatggttaaattattttattatatatgactATTTTTTTATCCGCGTGTGATAAATAACTGGTGTTGAACattattttcaatattataaactattcaaaaattttattaaaatttattaatggtCACAAAAACTACAATTATGTGATCATTTGAAAACACATTTCACTCAAATATTTTTCTTACAtgttaaaacaaataaagattATCAAAATAACCTTCTAAATACATATTTTTCCAaatttatttacttaaataatttaataataaaacaccaaaattttaaaaatataaaatttaaatataataataataataaataaataaatagaattaCTTACTTGAGCATAAAGACGAGCCTTCCAATCATGTAAGGGAGAAGCCTTACATTTGAAAAGGTCTTGTCTATTGAGACTAACACCTGGGTTCCCTTTCCAATAAGCATAAGGTTTCCTTTTCATCCAGTTTTTCTTCTTGTTGCcttcttttatttctttcaacAATGGTACCCATGGCTTTATGTCTATCTCAGGCCTATTACAAGAgtaaaaatcaacaaaatagttttaatgtaaattcatcttccaaaaaaggaaaaacaaaaagaaagaagttTACAATTTCATACCAACCCCAAAACGACCAATCTGGGAAGACAATATCAAGTGTGGTATTATCCTTGCAGTAATTAAATACTGGTGGTGGTACTGAGGTATTGAACCCACTAAATACTGCTGACTGAACAATTGGTAAATCGCCACAATTGAACATAAGGTCTAAATCAGGGACTCTACCTGGGTATCTTCTCAACAACTGTAGAATTCCCCAAAGAGTGAAAATATCTCTAGATTGAAAGGAATGCCTATAAAATTCAACATATGCTTTTCCTTTTACTATTACAAGTCTAAAGTTTGCTAGGCTCATAGTTTCAGCTTTCTCCACCATGTCTTTTGTGACACCAGTCTGGGCCCATGGCATTAAGTCTTCATAAATCCAACGAAAGTAGTCTGGACACGTGGGAGACAATGGATAATCTTGATCTAAATTTGGATTGTAAGCCGTAGAATAATTTGATGGGCAACTGGCTATGATACCGTATGTTGTACAATTGATTCGAATATTAATTTTGGTTTGATTTTGTGGGGGATGGGGGTTTCGAAATGGAAGACTACTTAAACTTTCCTGCCAACAAAATATTGTGtagaaagaaaattaataaaaaaatttgttcAAAAGATAagcaaataaataaaagtttacAACTacattacataatttttttttaatgatctacATTACATATCTATTATGTGATACAAGAGCCTTCATGTAACTTGATAGCTTTTCATGAGtttggattatttttttttttttatcttagtttagtttaaataaaactattaaCAATTAGTAACACTACAACAATTTGCATTAATACCGGCGAACACAATACCGGCGGGCCACATCCGCCCCTAATAATGGGATTAATAGCGGCGGATGTAGGGGTCCGCCGGTATTATCGtgtatgtatttattattttttctaaaaaataaatataaaattcattAGCGGCGGGCAtttattaataccggcggatagcccgccgctaatagtgtaggggattttatttcaaaaattaaccGGGAAAATTCGCGggctttaatttcaaaaattattagcggcggacatAAAACATATTAGCAGCGGACCTTCCGCCGCTATTAcagtcaattttttatttatttattgttgttttagaATTAGCGGCGGGAAAGACTAATAGCAGCGGAATCCGCCGCTAATccattttgtatatataaaatgttggaaattatagTTCTAACCAACACACTTTAAGAAGCAAAATTAATGTTATATGcaaattggtatttttctaattttacttttatattatGTGTCCACAAAATAAAATTGGTAATTTTATATCTAACACATTTTGCAAACTTTGTTTCAGCCCAACAAGAAATCAATATCAAGCTTTTATGTACAATATCAAAAGAACCAATCAATGGTTCGGTTCTCACTGATCAATCCAAAGAGAAACAAAGTTTCTCTCTCCAATCAACACCCTTTCTTTGATATATATTCAGTCAAAGCAATAAAGAAAGAGTCAAATGAGACTCACTTTTCCACAATAATGGTTCGGCCCAAATAGAAACCCAGCCCAATAGAAGACAATACAAaccctaatatatatatatgatatcttCTCTAACCCTAAACTAAAGCTTCGGCAGCCATCACtttatttcaaaaatcaaaCTCTTTCAAATatcttttctctctttctctctacgGCAGCAGCAAGGAAAAATTCCTAGGGTTAGGGTTTGTATATTTTtcccttctcttcttcttctcttcaacACAAATGGAAGCTAGGGTTATGGGGTTCTAATGTGTTCTCTTATCTTCTCCTTCTTTTCAACCGAACCTAGGGTTTCTTCAAGCTTCTCCTTTTCTCTTCAAATGGCAGAAATAAAATGGTAAGGTTTTCtatcctttcttcttcttcttacagCAAGGGTTGTTCTATGGTTTCTAGGGTTTTGATTTCTTAAAGCTTcttcttttctattttaatgGCAGCAAGAGTTTTATGGGTTATTCTAATATTTTCTTTCCTTTCTTTGCAGCTACAAACCGAGACAACAACAACCCAAAAAACTCACTCACTCAATGCTTTACTCACTCAAAACCGAACCCCCAAAAATCCCCTTTAACTTTCGGCCAAAACATATCAAACTCGAAAACTCAAGAACATGAACACATACACAAATACAAATACCAGAAAATAATAAGAGTGAGATGAGAGAATGCAAACAGTGATTAAAGTAGATGACACCAAAACTTTGATCTCGGAGTTCGCCCAAAACAACCGGCTACTTCTCCGTCAAGCCCTCAAAGCTTGAATCCATTCATCTCAAAATAGGTTACAATCTTTGATTTACAACTTTAtatttctctctgtttttctcacTTTTGATACTAACAaaactctcttttcttttacatGAACACTCTAGGAGGAGCTCACATGGAGATGACAACTCACAGCCAAAAGGCTCTCTTTTACTTTGTTGTTATTTCTGATGTTGTTCTCTCTGGCTGTGACTATTTACTTTTTGTTGTATCTCTTATTTTTGCTCTGTATTTTATTGCTTGTTGTATCTGAGAAAAGCACCTCCTTTTATATACTGTTCTGTGATTCGATCTGGCGAGCCCTAGTGATATTTGTAACTGTTTTTAGTTGTAACTGTCTTTGTAACTGTCTTGATATTTGTTGTATCTGATGTAAGGGTATATTTGTCAAACCCTATGAGTGGTGTTATTCAACTTAAGGGTAAATAAGTGAATCTGTAACAACAAATTCCACCCAGATTCTCTTATTTACCCAAGGATAGTTGATAATGCTATGAGGGCTTGAATGACCCCAATGGTCAGTACCATTTGTTTATCCCTAGCAAGTTCAGTTTGAACTTAGCTAGGATAAACACCTTGGTCTTCATGCTTGTGACACCTCCTTGTGTCACCTTGTTCTTCTCTCTTGCATAGATCAAGTCATAAAACCCTTCCATTTGGTTTTGTGACTTTCTAAACGCAAGTATAAAGCATGTTGTCTTCTTTAAGTACCTTAAAATCCATATGATATTCAACCAATGTATCTTCCCAGTCAATACCATATACTTGCTAACAGCAACTATAGTATATGTTGTATCTGGTATGGTACTCAACATGAAATACATCTTTGAATCAATCCCATTAGAGTTGAGGATCTTACTCATATCTTCCAACTCTTTATTTATCTTACTGCATTTTTCTTTATGTCTAAAAGGCCACATATGTTTCACAACACTCCTTCCCTTGGGTtttggaacacaaacccaaGTCTTCTCTTTACTCAAAGAGTATATCTCTTCATCCATAGCACAGTTCCACTTCTTAGCATTTTTGCTCTTCATAGCTTCTCCACAACTTTCTGGTTTATTCTTCTGTCCTTGCAAAGCACTTAACAGTGCATAGGCAATGTCTTCATTCCAAATGTTGAAGCTATACTTAGGATTCTGTCTATGTGCTCTTTTAACTTTGTCTCTAGTCAACTGGTAGTCTTCCAACTCCTCTGCTTGACTTTCCCTTAGGTTTCCTTGTTCCATATGAACAATGTCTTCTCCCTGTTCCACCTGAACAGTATCTTCTCCCTGTTCCACGTGAACAGTGTTTTCTCCCCGTTCCACCTGAACAGTGTTTTCTCCCCGTTCCACCTGAACGGTGTCTTCTCCCTGTTCTACCTGAACAGTGTTCTCTCCTTGTTCATCACTTGGAGGTCTTAGATCAACGTTGATTGAGTTACCT is part of the Cannabis sativa cultivar Pink pepper isolate KNU-18-1 chromosome 5, ASM2916894v1, whole genome shotgun sequence genome and encodes:
- the LOC115717102 gene encoding uncharacterized protein LOC115717102; protein product: MPWAQTGVTKDMVEKAETMSLANFRLVIVKGKAYVEFYRHSFQSRDIFTLWGILQLLRRYPGRVPDLDLMFNCGDLPIVQSAVFSGFNTSVPPPVFNYCKDNTTLDIVFPDWSFWGWPEIDIKPWVPLLKEIKEGNKKKNWMKRKPYAYWKGNPGVSLNRQDLFKCKASPLHDWKARLYAQDWDRAARRGYKKSNLAKQCTHRFKIYIEGNAWSVSHKYILSCNSVTLTVKPRYYDFFARALIPRHHYWPIKVNDKCRSIKYAVDWGNFHQKEAQKIGERGSKFIEEELKMEYVYDFMLNILTEYAKLLTYKPTIPPRATELCSEAMACEANGLAQEFMMESMERSPTHTIPCTMPPPYNVSSLASFLEKKNTLIKEVELWETYSR